One Mycobacterium sp. SMC-4 DNA window includes the following coding sequences:
- the ipdA gene encoding cholesterol ring-cleaving hydrolase subunit IpdA: MSNKTTTLDEAVAGIRSGMTIGIGGWGSRRKPMAFVRALLRTDVTDLTVVTYGGPDLGLLCSAGKVKRVYYGFVSLDSPPFYDPWFAKARTSGSIEAREMDEGMLRCGLQAAAQRLPFLPIRAGLGSDVRTFWGDELKTVTSPYPTGDGYEELVAMPALNLDAAFVHLNLGDKQGNAAYTGIDPYFDDLYLMAARQRHLSVEKVVSTEELVKAVPPQALLVNRMMVDTVVEAPNGAHFTTNEPDYRRDEKFQRHYAEAAGSEETWAEFVGTYLSGGEAEYQAAVARFKEQQS, encoded by the coding sequence ATGAGCAATAAGACAACCACGCTCGACGAAGCCGTGGCCGGCATCCGCAGCGGGATGACGATCGGCATCGGTGGATGGGGTTCGCGGCGCAAGCCGATGGCCTTCGTGCGGGCGCTGCTGCGCACCGACGTCACCGATCTGACGGTGGTCACCTACGGCGGTCCCGACCTGGGCCTGCTGTGCTCGGCAGGCAAGGTCAAGCGGGTGTATTACGGCTTCGTGTCGCTGGATTCGCCGCCGTTCTATGATCCCTGGTTCGCCAAGGCCCGCACCTCGGGCAGCATCGAGGCCCGCGAGATGGACGAAGGCATGCTGCGATGCGGTCTGCAGGCCGCCGCCCAGCGGTTGCCTTTCCTGCCGATTCGCGCCGGACTTGGTAGTGACGTCCGCACGTTCTGGGGAGACGAGCTCAAGACCGTCACATCCCCGTATCCGACCGGGGACGGCTACGAGGAGCTCGTCGCGATGCCCGCGCTCAACCTGGACGCCGCGTTCGTGCACCTCAACCTCGGTGACAAGCAAGGCAACGCGGCCTACACCGGCATCGACCCGTACTTCGACGACCTCTATCTGATGGCTGCGCGACAACGCCACCTGTCGGTGGAGAAAGTGGTGTCGACCGAGGAATTGGTCAAAGCCGTTCCGCCGCAAGCACTGCTGGTCAACCGCATGATGGTCGACACGGTGGTCGAAGCGCCCAACGGGGCCCACTTCACCACCAACGAACCGGATTACCGGCGCGACGAGAAGTTCCAGCGCCACTACGCCGAGGCCGCCGGCTCAGAGGAGACCTGGGCGGAGTTCGTCGGGACGTATTTGTCCGGTGGCGAGGCCGAATACCAGGCCGCAGTGGCCCGATTCAAGGAGCAGCAGTCATGA